A segment of the Meriones unguiculatus strain TT.TT164.6M chromosome 10, Bangor_MerUng_6.1, whole genome shotgun sequence genome:
gatTGTGTTGAAATCTTggtgggatttgcattgaatcttttggtaggatgatttcttttggtaggatggccattttgttttgttaatctGACCTATCGAAGACCATGGGAGATATTCccttcttcagagacatgaagttcttgtcataaaagtctttcatttgctatattagagttacaccaatatattttaaattatttgtggctagtgtgaagggtgttgtttccctcatttcatctgagcaggaggtccaagtcctctccatgtatggtccttggtccttggtctgcatcagcctctgcagacacccctggtttgagacctgataggctgggttcagataatagggaaggagggcctcccctatcagtgaactaggggaggggcataggggtagaaagttgggactgggaagagatgatggagggggctaagttggggtacaaagtgaataaatttttgtaaaaaataaatcaataaaaatgtctGGAATTAAGAAACACAGGGTTGCATGGCATCCATTGGAATCAGATTCCCCATCCTGAGATTGGAGGAAATGGGAAATTCTCAGCCCTCCTGGTCTCCTAGTTTCTTTGGTAGGGAACTTAGAGTAGAAAAAATACCTGTCAAGAAAGGCTAGAACCATAGACAGGACAAGAATGTATTGGAGTGGTGAAATTGAGTCAAAGGAGCCCCTGTTTATTAGAGGAGACAGGAAAAACCGTGCTGTGTTAAGTCAGAATAACAGCCAGCCAGACACCAAGAGAGAAGTAGCGCCATCCTGTAACACTCTAGATTATTACTTGGATAACAATGATGGTAATCATAATTTGGAGCCACAGTTAATTCTCAGGTGCACTAAGGCTTTCTGACAGAGATCCCCCAATACTTCCTCCAGGGAATCAGGCTGGGCTGGAGATGGGATCCCACTCCTGCATTCTTTAATTTACCCTGACAGGTTTATTTTGATTCTGAGACTCTTATTTATAGATTTGTATCTCAGCTTTATCATTGATTGACCCCAGTGTTGGAGCCAGCAAGCCCCCATTAAATACTTGTCATGttgttaaaagagagagagagtgatcaGAGTGTGGTATTAGAATTTACCTTCAGTACTGATAACCTAAGTTCCACCTTGAGATTCACACCATGGGAGGTGAATACAGACTTGACACACATTGACTTTTCATCTCCCTATGTGAGCCATGACCTGGGAGCActcccacacacatatgtgcatgatCTCAAttgtggacattttggtttatgacatgtaaatgtgtttttgttataattccaagttgggggttttagtttgtccatacctTTTCAGTGTCTTATGAGGAGTGTGTTCTTTGCCAgatggaattagttgaattctgaggactttgaggtgTATAAATATGATATCCCAGAGGAAGAGGGCAGATGCTTGGAgaactgcttgctgctggttggtcctgctgctgtgtttgctgtttgctgatttgctggttacctggataTCTGGATTTCTTGACGCCTGACATTGGTATTTCCCTAAAATATTCCTATGACCCTACCCAGGGGAAAGTGGCAAAGAAAACTCCATGCCaagtccccactaaccttctttccttcctagcTGGTGTTggagattggaagggaggtagaagcatgtaagaccctaaataaagtaggtttgttaagAATATGCATCTAGCTcaacacaaaataaatgcaaacaaTTAAGAGTATTTGTTACATGAACGAATCACCGTGAAGTTGATCTTGGCAAGAGCTGGCCAGTACAGGAGACGCATCATGCTGGTGGAGTGGATACGGGATGTGGACTTTAAGCACCAGAATTTCAGTGTGTTCTGTTGGAACAAATGTGACCTAACGGGGCAAGGAGTCCATGCAGATCCTAAGATAATTGTAGGGACCAGGGACTCTGGAAGTTGGCTCAGTAAACCGAGTCTTCAAAGCACAGCGAAGCCTTGAGAATGAAGGTCACACTCAGAGCTCCTGCATGAGCCTGTCTCTCCTGAGTGAGCTTTAGTGTGACCTAGAAGGCCTCTGGTTCCTTCTGTTAGAGCTTTCTGCCCTGGTGTGGGGCGGTGTTCCTTGTATCACAGAAGAGCTTCAGAATCCATGCTGTGCCTTTCCAGGAGGCCAAAGGGGCAGAAGAAACAGCAAAGGTGACTTGTCCCTGCCTCCTGGCCACTGGCTCTGGTCACTTCTGGCTAATAAGTTCTTCTAAAATGAGAACTTTGACCCATCACACCGTGTTGCTCCCCAATATCCCTTTGGTGTAATTTCCTGCCTGGGGAAGGCTCACAGGCTCTTCCTGTTTGTGAACCATGGTTGTCCTAGCAGCACAGACTCAGGTGGGAGCTGATTATGCCCCTGAACCAGCTGCACAGCTGGCTGAATGCTGTGTTCCTTGggctcctgcttctcctccatgTGCATGGTGAGGCTCCCTAAACAGGCAATGGGCACTGACTGCAGCCAGAGCTGATAGAATCCTGAATGTCCTCAGAGGCTGGGCTTGTGGGATGGAAGGCATGGGGGAGGGTCTGAAGGAAATAATATACTAGAAATTCTTAACTATACATCATGATCATTGGAAACCCCAGTAGTCTTAGAAACCCCAACCCATCAGGTTTTTGTAGTTGCTACCTactaactgtaaatttgctattTTGTGGTGTCCCAGTTCCTAAGTTTAGCAGAAATATGTGGTTTCCAATGGtccacgacccacaggttgaggactgcTGCAATAGATGAAATGGGAAACAGTGGGCCTACATTTCCACAAATGTTTTAAGCCCACTAGTACACAGAAGGTCAGAGTCATCTACACTCACTCCATTCTGTGGAGACTGTTTAGTGTAAGGAGTTCTGGAAAGAACAATAAACAATTCAAGAAAAAGCGGGAAGGTATTTTCTTTTCCTCGGTGTATGGATATGATTGTAGCTACTACTGtcctttggaaaagaatttccaTAATCACAAATTCTTGTGATCAAATGGCTCTAGGTGTCCGGCCTCTTTCGCCAGAGTAATGCTTTGATACTCTTGAAAGGGGCAACAGGAAAGCTTCCTGGCCTTGATGGATAGGGAAGCTCCCACATTCATACCACACAGCTGAACTCTGGGTTACTGGGTCCCCTTCTCCTGTGCTCTGGTAACAGTGTGAAAGAAGTTTCAACCATGTGGCAGATGGTTACAGAAAACTAACCCTGATGACATCTCTCTAGCAGGTCAGGACTCATCAGAGTCCATCCCCACCAGAAACACACACTCAGGCCAATTCCAAGGCAGCATCGACTATGTGAAGGATACCAATGTTGGTGTCCACACCTTCCTGTGAATTCCTTTTGCTAAGCCACCTGTAGGACCCTGTGCTTTGCACCTCCTGAGGCCCCTGAACCATGGAGTGATGTGAGAGATGGGACCTCACATCCAGCCATGTACATTCTAGGCCCAGAGTGTTTCAGTCACTGGAGTGAGAATGTGCTTGCTCTGAGCTATGGGCCACTCTGAAGTGTTTCTCCATCTCAGCTACACAGAagtttttttctccttgtgggtGAGTGCCCCATGCATTTTTCTAATGATATGTTAAGGCTGAGTAGCACAAGTGTGTCAGGCTCCTGGGTCAGAGCTTGGCACTCATAAGGACTTAGGTGTAGGTACTATGGAGAGGAACAAAGATAAAATTCTTCACATATTCAAATTAAGCCTGGTGGTCTCTGCCACAATTGGAGAGATTTCTAGGCCTGAGATAATGTGACCTATTAGGCAGCAAGTACACCTGTATCCAGGAGAATTCACTTCAGATCCCTGAGGAGTTCAGCACTGATGAATACTGGCTAAGCCACAATCACAATCACTGTGATAACCTACAGGGCCAAGTGCCATTGACCAGGAAATCTAAGAAATTAGTCTCCACCCCAACTTTCATGGAGCCTTTGGCCTTTACCTTGGTTGGAAGGGATTTAGAGCAGGAATATGTTTTAATAGGGCATTGTGAGGAGGAGCAGCTGAAAGTGGCTGAGGAAAAAGAATTTTAGACTCATACTTGATTTTTCATCACCATACATCTCTTGGTATTTCTGTCTGCTATTTTCCATCAGGTGTTTACAAAATCTTGATATAATGAATCCAGTgtgctggaaggagaggaaactGAACCTCCTTTCCAAGTCTGAGGACTGCCTGTATGTCAACATCTATGCATCAGCTCATGCCCATGAGGGCTCTAATCTGCCTGTGAGCGTCAGGCAAACGTCAGCAAGGGGAGAGGGCACTTTTTCAAGAGGTTTAGAAGAAAGGGATGAAAAGCAACCTGAGCCCCACTGcagggtggactctgaggaaaaGTCTTACCTCACTTAGGGCACAGAAGGCCTTTTCAGCCACACTATGCCGTTGAAACCTGGGAATGGGGCAGAGCACTGGAGCATTGAGCAAGGTCTCCAGCTCTTTGATAAAACCAGGATTCATTCTCCAACTTGTGCTCTGCAGAACCACTTAGGTGTTCAAGATCTCAACACTGAGGTCACCCAAATTACTATCTTCAGATTATCTGTTGTGCCAATAAGAGTTGATGACCCTTTCCATTTTTAATCCAGAGAGATATCATTGTTCCATTGTGAAGAACCTGAGTAATGATGATACTAGTTGATACATACAGCCATTAACTCAAATGGAGACACATGGTGGTGATGGGGACTAGAATTTCACTGATGAGACATCTTGAGGTCCCTGGTTGTGGCCAAGCCCCTGAAGTCCTGAGGTTTTTTATGCATTTCTGGGGCTGCACAGATGTGTACAGCAGTTGATATTCTAATAAGTAGACCAATAGAGCTTGGAATGTCTAGGAGTTTTCTTGCATTTCTCTTGACTTCTCCAGGTTATTGTGTGGATCCATGGTTGTGCACTGGTTATGGTCATGGCTTCCATGTATGATGGATCCACACTGGCATCTACTGAGGATGTGGTGGTGTCACTATGCAGTACTACTTGGGTGTCCTGGGCTTCTTCAGGTGAGCCTACAGCTGGACCGTAATGGCTGAGCAGATCCTAGACAGCCTTTTGATCCCTGTCCCTTCCACTTTTCAGCAGTGGTGAACAGCATTCCAAAGGCAACTGGGGATACCTGGACCAGGTGGCTGTCCTGTGCTGGGTCCAGAAGAACATTGCCAACTTAGGAGGCAACCCTGAGCAGGTCAGTATATTAGGCAAGTCAGCAGGTGGCAAAGGTGTATCTTTCCATGTTGTGTCCCCATGTAACAAGGACTCTTCCACAGAGCCATCATGGAGACTGGTGTGGCCCTGCATTCTTACTGTGTCTCTGACAGCTCTGAGATGGTCTCCATTCTAAGTGCCCTCAACCTTCATAGCCCTAGTCTGATGCCTCAGCGTTTATATGCTGGTTCTCTGGTATTCTGTTCTGTGGGTAAAACAAAGACCAAGGGAAATAACTTCTTTCCAATAATTACTGAGAATCTCAAAGTTTATCATACACTTACATCTGCTTCATACTTGGTGAGTATGTTATCTGCCCAGCAAACTGCTCTTTGCAGCAAACCTAGTATTGGTACGTATTGGGAGCTTGTTCTTTGGCTTTAAAAAACTGTTTGGAATGAAAGCCTGAGGActtaagttcaaatccccagaacccataaaCCACTGTAGATAGGAGCATGTATCTGTAATTACAATGTTCCTCTGGTCAGGTGGAGACAGAAACCAGAGAATTCTTGTATTTTGTCAGACTGGCTCATCTAGTGTAGGCAGCAGCAAAATAATAGACACCCTGTCAAATAAGGGGGCCATTGAAGACTGAGACTTTGTCCTCTAACTTTCACATAGAAACCTTATCACACTTACTGTTTTCCTTATACAGAAATAGAGCAAGATGGGTGGAGGAAACAAAAATGCCCTGAACAGTATGAACAAATATACAGGTAGAAAGGATACCGCCTGCTGGCTATCACCTTTGAGCGAGCACTAGGAGAATGGGAACAAACAATTTATACTTATTCCAATCCAGACAGCACACTGTAGAGTGTGAGAATTAGATACAATAGAATCGACTTGGAATTGGCCACTCTTGCCCCTGCTTATTCCCTTTACAGACAGTGGCCAGCCTATCTGGATATGAGGCCACAGACTTAGAGGGACTGGTGTGCTGTCTGAGAGGCAAGAGTGAAGCAGAGATCCTGGTCATTAACAAGGTGGGAGAGTTGAGTGTCTGGAAGAACCTGGTCTGTAGGATGTGGGATTCTGAACCAAATACCTCATCTTTCTGACTTTGTGTTCTCTCAGTTCTGTGTGCAAAATGAACATCAAGATAGGCTAACCTAAGTTTAGATTCTCCTCCAGAGGGAGCGGAGCTCCTTGAAACTAGTGAGAAATGACAAAATTGTGAAGTAACTCAGTGGACATCAGGGTATTTGTTTGATTAAACTTCAGCATTGATGTTTAATGTCCCACCGTCCTTCAAGATGATCCCTGCTGTGGTGGATGGAGTGTTCCTACCCAGGCATCCCCAAGAGTTGTTGGCTTCTGTGGATTCTCACCCTGTCCCCAGCATCATTGGTGTCAACAATAATGAGTATGGTTGGAACTTTCCCATGGTGAGACACAGTTCCAATCCTCTAGGCTCCTGAATACCCATATGCTAAGCAGAATGAACTGAATACATCTTTATTCTAAGTCCATCTGATCCCACACTTAACACTGTCTTCTGTCTCTCAGATCATGGGCTCTGCTCAGACAATAAAGGAAATAACCAGAGAGGACCTGCATTCTGTTCTGAATAATACAGCAGCACAAAGGTGAGATACCGTTGGTCCTGTCCAAATAGAGGGGTCCCACATATATTCTTCCCAGACAGCACCCTATTTATAAAACTCAGTATATATGTGTGATTCTGTGTTCAGTCTACTCAGAGCATGAACCTTTTAACCTGTACCCAATATCATCACAGGTTCCATTCTCCCAATACCAAAGGCTATTGCTTACCTAACCTAGAATATGCCTAATCTCATCCTTCCTGGTTTCCTTAGTATAgatgctgcctcctgagtgtaaTGACCTGCTAATGGAAGAGTACATGGGGCACACTGAGGACCCCCAAGACCATTCAAATACAGTTCAGAGAGATAATGGGAGACTTCCTGTATGTGATCCCTGTGCTTCAAATAGCACATTTTCAGCATGAGTAGATCTGTCACAGGGCTTAGAAAAGCATCTCACGCTTCTTCCTCGGCGCTACCTACGAGGTGGCTGCCATCTCTTTTGAGACAACATGGCTGCCCTCCGGCCTCTGGTGAAGCCCAAGATTGTCAAAAAGAGGACCAAGGAGTTCATCAGGCACCAGTCAGACCGATATGTAAAAATTAAACGAAACTGTCGGAAACCCAGAGGTGGTGACAACAGGGTTCAGAGAAGATTCAAGGGCCAGACACTGATGCCCAACATTGGTTATGGGAGCAACAAGAAAACTAATCACATGTGGCCTAGCGGCTTCCAGAAGTTTCTGGGCCACAATGTCAAAGAGCTGGAAGTGCTGCTGATGTGCAACAAGTCTTACTGTGCTGAGATTGCTCACAATGTGTCCTCCAAGAACCGGAAAGCCATCGTAGAAAGAGCAGCACAGCTGGCCCTCAGAGTGACCAATCCCAACGCCAGGCTGCGCAAGGAAGAGAATGAGTAGATGGCTTGTGTcgtgttttatttgtgtttaaaataaaactgcgagagaaagaaagaaagaaagaaagaaaaagaaagaaagaaagaaagaaagaaagaaagaaagaaagaaagagaaaagcatctCACAGATGTGGGTCACAGGTGAGCACTGTGGAGCACTGGTCTCCAGGTCTCCTCGTGTCTAGTCTAAGAGAGTGACACTTTTAAAATTGTGAGTACATTTTTCAGTTTCTCTGTTAACCAGGCTATCACCCAAATAATTGATATTCTCTTAAATTATTTGTTATCAAGCTTACAACACAATCCTGAGCAGCTTTAATCTGTTCTTAACAGTGTCTAAGCTAGTCTGGCTTCCTCCCACTGTaaatcccagagatacttgcacctTAAGGCTTTACGTCAGCTGTTCTCTCCTCCTAGAGTCTCCTGGACATCTGTTCTTGGCTGAGtcccctgcttcctcctctaactccaccTCTTGGGGGAAGAAAGTCAAGCCcttttctctcccctgctcagtaaTTGGTTGTAATCTGCTTTATTTGCATAGCAGGGAACAATTGGGGAGAAAAGTTTATACAACACTGAGACATAAGTATCTCAGAGAAAAGATTGCAACCAGCTATGGGGAGATACTGAAATAAACATTTGAATTACAGAATAACCTTATGCCTTTGATGAGAGCTAGATACAGAGGAGAAAAAGGGTTGCTGATACTCTACTGACTTAACAAAACCACTCATCTGGCAAGGCCATGGGCACTGTTTAGCCAAGGGTTTTTCCATAGTTAGTGCTCCAACCTGGAGCTCCATCTCCAATTTAACATTTATAATTCCAGGTAACTTTATATCAAGGTatcttttcataaaatatatatcaGAAACACTTCAGGTGAGGGGCAACTACATCACTCTCTGTCCCCACTTGCAGGTTGCCATGCCTCTGTCTACATCTATGAATTCCAACCTCAATCCAGCTTCCTCAAGGATACCAGGCCATCCTTGTGAAGGCTGACCATGGGGATGAGTTTAAtttgtctttttgtctttccTCTTTGGCAGGAAACGTGAGTCTTCCTTATTTTTCGTGAGCTTAATGAAGTCCCAGATGACTCTCTGGGGGCCTCCTGCACTCTCAgtccatttggaaaaaaaaatgctgtgttcTGGGAGATGAAATCAAATGTCATACCATATTGTAGCCCCAAATGATAGGCTACAGTTTACAATCAGTGCCCTTCCTAGTCTAGCCTGTGATGGAGGACCTGAAAGCACACTGGAGCAGTAATTCAGTAAGAGGCTTGCATGGCTTGCATGGATCTTGAATTCTCTATATAATGAAGAAGGGAGGCAACGAAGCCAATAGTGTGGGGTCAGACAACAGCTGGGATGGTGAGTGTGAAGAGTGAGTTGCCAGAGGCGTGAGGTGGCATATACTTGGACTTTGTCTTCAGTTAACCTcactgaggaggaggagctgTTGAACAGGAGGATGATGAAGTAATGGGCCAACTTTGCAAGACATGGGTGAGAATACACCCTCCCATAATCATACTCATGTGGGTTCCCATCCAGGCCTCCCTTTTGGATAGTTGCCTTCTACCATGCATAGATATTCCATTGCGTAATAGTCTTTTCTCTACAATAGCACATTTCTCCAGATATTTTGTAGGTGTCAGATACTGGTCATCTCACAGTGCCATGGCTTGTGGGTTATAGTGCTATGTTACTGTTCTTTAGATCATTCCTCTTCTAGGAAGACATAAAATAGGACAGGTAGTCTTTTCTCATATGAAGCAGAAACCAGTGAGTAACACTAGTATCTGCATGTTGGAAGGATACCTGTCCTATCAGCTCCCTTAACCACAGACCTAATTGTTCTACCCTGACTCAAATTAGGAGATCAGGCTTTGGATCAGAGTGACCTCACCCTTTAATACTGGGTGCTATATCTACAGAAACCCCAACAGTGAGTGTCTACCCTACTGGCCGTGATGGACCATGATGAGCAGTACCTACAGCTAGACATCAGACCTATTGTGGGCAGAGCCTGAAGGCCAGAAGGCTGCAGTTCTGGACCAAGACTGCCCCAGAAGATCCAGGAGCTAAGAGAGGCACAGAACAAGCACCAG
Coding sequences within it:
- the LOC110544234 gene encoding large ribosomal subunit protein eL32-like; the protein is MAALRPLVKPKIVKKRTKEFIRHQSDRYVKIKRNCRKPRGGDNRVQRRFKGQTLMPNIGYGSNKKTNHMWPSGFQKFLGHNVKELEVLLMCNKSYCAEIAHNVSSKNRKAIVERAAQLALRVTNPNARLRKEENE